TCAAGTATAACCTCAGCATTACCTGTACCTTTAAACTCTTCAAAAATAACTTCATCCATTTTTGAACCAGTTTCTACAAGAGCAGTAGCAATTATTGTCAAAGAACCACCATTTTCAATGTTGCGGGCTGCTCCAAAAAAACGTTTTGGTCTCTGTAGCGCGTTTGAATCTACACCACCAGTCAGAACTTTTCCAGACGAAGGAATGACTGCATTATAAGCGCGTGCAAGACGGGTTATAGAGTCGAGCAGAATTACAACATCCTTTTTATGCTCAACCATTCTTTTAGCTTTTTCTATTACTATTTCAGCAAGCTGTACATGGCGGTAAGCAGGCTCATCGAATGTGGAACTTACTACCTCGCCCTTTACAGAACGCATCATATCTGTCACTTCTTCAGGTCTTTCATCTATAAGCAATACTATTAATTCTATTTCTGGATGATTTGTAGCTATAGAATGAGCCATTTGCTGGAGCAATATCGTTTTTCCTGTGCGGGGTGGAGCAACTATTAATGCTCTTTGTCCTTTGCCAAGAGGCGCGACTATATCCGCAGCTCGCATACTTATATCTTTTTTATTATCTACACCGCTGTTGTTTTCAAGAATCAACCTTTCTTCAGGGTAAAGAGGAAGCAAATTATCAAAGTGGACGTATTTTCTCAGCTCACTTACTTCAGTAGAATTTATACTTTGAACCTTAGTTAAAGTAAAATATCTTTCCTTATCACTAGGTGGCCTGATTTCCCCACATACCATGTCCCCTGTACGCAAATTGAACTTTTTTATCTGTCCATTGGAAATATACACATCGTCAGTACTCGGAGCATAATTAGCACTTGCTGAGCGTAAAAAACCGAAACCATCAGGTAATATTTCAACTATTCCGCTTCCTGTAGTAATGCCTCCTTCTTCGCTCATTTTCTTCATTAAGCTGAATATCATCTCCTGTTTCAGCATTCTGCCATTACCTTTACCATTAGTTGAAATTTTCCTTTCTTCAGCTAGATCCAATAATTCTTCTGCTGTTTTTTTTCTCAGTTCACTCAGATCTAGTGCTTTTCGGTTTTCTTTTACACCTTCATTTGTTGTTTGTTTTACCATATCGTTATTGGAAATTTGCTCACTTGTTTTTGCTGATTCTAATTCAGCTGCAATCTTTTCTTTTGCTAAAACATCTTCATTGATTGTTACCATAGTCCTCCAAAAATTTTAATTGATGCTTACTAACCTAAAATGTGACTACAAGATAATAAATTAGGCTAAACTAATCTTTAGGAAGTATTAAACTCAATTGCTATTAAGCTACATACTTTACCTACCATTATACCAGTAAACACTGACAAGTCAAGTTAATTTAATATTAACAAGATATGAAAATAGATAAACAATTTGAGAGACTTTAATAATTTTCCTTTATGTTTCTCAACCTTTCTTGTTTCTCTTCTTTTATTTTTGCTTTTTCTATTTCTGTTTCTAAATTTTCTTGACTACATAGACCGAGCAGTACGGGATCTTGAGGTTTTATATTTTGCATATTATAGTGAGACCCATCCCTTACCTGCTCCACTGTACAATTTGTTGTACTAATCAATTTAGCTATAACGTTGTTGTCCAAAATAGGAAACTTTTTTATTAAATAATAAATCGCATCAGGTTTATCTCTACGCCTTGCCGGAGAAACAAGGCCGGAAGTGTTACCGATTGATTTACTCCTTTTTTTTACATTTTTTGCAATCAAACTTGGGATACGATTTGAATTTTTTTTACAGTTATCAATTTCTTTTTCAGTTATTATCCCAGAGATAATAGGATTAAATCTTTCAACATCTATTTCCTCATCAGCTATATTTTGCACTTCTTCAAGAGCTAACTTACAACATTGCGCTATTTGATTAAAAGTTAAAGCAGTATTGTCTACTAGCCACGCAGCAATTTGCATAAGAAATTGTTTATTTTTATCATTGCCCTTAGAAAGTTCTGTTGACATCAAAAAGCATCTCCCATTTAAAA
This portion of the Wolbachia endosymbiont of Ctenocephalides felis wCfeF genome encodes:
- a CDS encoding Transcription termination factor Rho, which gives rise to MVTINEDVLAKEKIAAELESAKTSEQISNNDMVKQTTNEGVKENRKALDLSELRKKTAEELLDLAEERKISTNGKGNGRMLKQEMIFSLMKKMSEEGGITTGSGIVEILPDGFGFLRSASANYAPSTDDVYISNGQIKKFNLRTGDMVCGEIRPPSDKERYFTLTKVQSINSTEVSELRKYVHFDNLLPLYPEERLILENNSGVDNKKDISMRAADIVAPLGKGQRALIVAPPRTGKTILLQQMAHSIATNHPEIELIVLLIDERPEEVTDMMRSVKGEVVSSTFDEPAYRHVQLAEIVIEKAKRMVEHKKDVVILLDSITRLARAYNAVIPSSGKVLTGGVDSNALQRPKRFFGAARNIENGGSLTIIATALVETGSKMDEVIFEEFKGTGNAEVILDRKLADKRIFPAIDITKSGTRKEELLIDKAILNKIWVLRRILNPMGSVEAMEFLRDKLILTKSNADFFNSMNN